In Flavobacteriales bacterium, a single genomic region encodes these proteins:
- a CDS encoding type II toxin-antitoxin system HigB family toxin yields the protein MKRIVAKKTLRDFWEKHADAEKYLKTWYETAKASEWSTPNEVKPSYVNASILKNGRVVFNIKGNAYRLVVKFNYERQWAFIRFVGTHAEYD from the coding sequence GTGAAAAGAATCGTTGCAAAAAAAACCTTGCGGGATTTCTGGGAGAAACATGCCGATGCTGAAAAGTATTTGAAAACTTGGTACGAAACGGCCAAGGCCTCGGAATGGAGTACTCCAAATGAAGTCAAGCCATCGTATGTGAATGCGAGTATTCTAAAGAATGGACGGGTTGTTTTCAATATCAAAGGAAACGCCTACAGATTGGTTGTTAAATTCAACTACGAAAGGCAGTGGGCATTTATTCGATTCGTGGGTACACATGCTGAATATGATTGA